A stretch of the Kroppenstedtia eburnea genome encodes the following:
- a CDS encoding 3-oxoacyl-ACP synthase III family protein produces the protein MGAELLNVERTVNTSGLSVPVGISGTGMYVPDQLVTNEDLVQNLDTSDEWIVTKTGIRERRFLREGELTSDMCVKAAEAAMADAGVTPGDLDAIIISTFTFDQLLPSTALIVRERLGADRAIPIDLNQAACAGSIYAIWTGCHLMQNQQIRCVLVIGAEALSRITDPEDRSTRVFFGDAAGAVVLNRTQSNYGILSWDLDAALSYSVEVPAGGAKSPTTADTVRQREHFLKMDGRKVWTEANQRLPNTIQSVIKKAGLHFGEIDHFLIHQANLNIVKEVFNTLGESMSKATNNVDRFGNTGAATVFTVLHEALARGRIKHGDRIIMAAIGAGFIWGSLCFRYSDESWKGDQ, from the coding sequence TTGGGAGCGGAATTGTTGAACGTGGAGAGAACTGTCAACACCAGTGGTCTATCAGTTCCGGTTGGGATCAGCGGGACAGGAATGTATGTGCCCGACCAGCTGGTGACCAATGAGGATCTCGTTCAAAATCTGGATACTTCGGATGAATGGATTGTTACAAAAACGGGAATCCGGGAACGGCGGTTTTTGCGGGAGGGCGAACTCACTTCCGACATGTGCGTAAAGGCGGCGGAGGCTGCCATGGCAGACGCTGGGGTGACTCCCGGGGATTTGGATGCCATCATTATCTCTACATTCACATTTGATCAACTGCTGCCGTCCACAGCATTGATTGTCAGAGAACGGCTGGGGGCGGACCGGGCGATTCCGATCGATTTGAATCAAGCGGCATGTGCCGGAAGTATTTATGCCATTTGGACAGGATGTCACTTGATGCAAAATCAACAGATCCGCTGTGTATTAGTGATTGGAGCGGAAGCGCTTTCCCGCATCACCGACCCGGAAGATCGGAGTACCCGCGTGTTTTTTGGAGATGCGGCAGGGGCCGTGGTTTTGAATCGAACGCAATCCAATTACGGCATTTTGTCATGGGATTTGGATGCCGCTTTGTCTTACAGTGTGGAAGTGCCCGCCGGCGGAGCCAAAAGCCCAACCACAGCAGACACGGTACGCCAAAGGGAACACTTTTTGAAAATGGATGGGAGAAAAGTTTGGACGGAAGCAAACCAACGCCTTCCGAATACGATTCAATCCGTAATAAAAAAAGCCGGTTTGCATTTCGGGGAAATTGATCATTTTTTGATACACCAAGCAAATTTGAACATTGTAAAAGAGGTTTTCAACACTTTGGGAGAGTCGATGAGCAAAGCCACAAACAATGTGGACCGGTTTGGGAATACAGGTGCAGCGACTGTGTTTACGGTATTGCATGAAGCCTTGGCAAGGGGTCGGATTAAACATGGAGACCGTATCATCATGGCTGCGATTGGTGCCGGATTTATTTGGGGCTCCTTGTGTTTCCGATACTCTGATGAATCATGGAAAGGAGATCAGTGA
- a CDS encoding acyl carrier protein yields the protein MTKEKVKQMFIDCFELSMTKDELKDDVALFGPNSPFGLDSMDILKFITIIKDEFQINLGSIRTDTFSTVNQITQTIEEHQGAPAQNS from the coding sequence ATGACGAAAGAGAAGGTTAAGCAAATGTTTATTGACTGCTTCGAGCTGTCCATGACCAAGGATGAGTTAAAAGATGATGTCGCGCTCTTCGGGCCCAATTCCCCCTTTGGTCTGGATTCTATGGATATCCTGAAGTTTATCACGATTATAAAGGATGAATTTCAGATTAATCTGGGCTCGATCAGAACGGACACCTTCAGCACGGTAAACCAAATCACTCAAACCATAGAGGAGCACCAAGGGGCTCCAGCTCAAAATTCATAG